A region from the Clostridium beijerinckii genome encodes:
- a CDS encoding coproporphyrinogen dehydrogenase HemZ: MEIKINLNNLKFRYEVYQLFNVYFPMKEIKFLEKEEAEKDTNSLKKEETVKDNMSFEKDEAVYIFYIDEEILRFEYKDYCKEESLGEDIKNSLRRFLFLCLKDITNDIYPWGILIGIRPSKIALKLIKEGNTEEEVVKIFKERYLAHEDKAKLCIDVAKAEERIVNKDKNNIAIYIGMAFCPTKCLYCSFTSNPIGVHKKMVMPYLEALIKEIKGISRYVKEKNLNIESVYFGGGTPTAVNDKEFMMLMTEIYNSFIKNNNVKEFTVECGRPDTLTKNKLQTMKDCSVDRISINPQTMNDKTLKLIGRTHSAEDIKEKFKMARELGFDDINMDIIIGLPGETHEDMINTKNELIKLKPDSITVHGLALKRGSRMYEEFILKKGIEMTSQEEIIKMYEESRSLAENLGLSPYYMYRQKNMVGNLENLGYAKEGKECIYNIQMIEERQTTIALGAAAVSKVIFLEEDRLERFPNLKDLHEYVSRIDEMIERKKNLLDTLY; this comes from the coding sequence ATGGAAATTAAGATTAATTTGAATAATTTAAAATTTAGATATGAGGTATATCAATTATTTAATGTATACTTCCCAATGAAGGAAATAAAATTTTTAGAAAAAGAAGAAGCAGAGAAAGATACTAATTCTTTAAAAAAAGAAGAAACGGTGAAAGATAATATGTCTTTTGAAAAAGACGAAGCTGTGTATATTTTTTATATTGATGAGGAAATTTTAAGATTTGAATATAAAGATTATTGCAAAGAAGAATCTTTAGGAGAAGATATTAAAAATTCTCTTAGAAGGTTTCTTTTTCTGTGTCTAAAGGATATAACAAATGATATATATCCTTGGGGGATTTTAATTGGAATTAGACCTTCTAAAATAGCATTAAAACTAATTAAAGAAGGAAATACTGAAGAAGAAGTTGTAAAAATATTTAAAGAGAGATATTTAGCACATGAAGACAAAGCAAAATTATGTATAGATGTGGCAAAAGCTGAAGAAAGAATAGTAAATAAAGATAAAAATAATATTGCTATTTATATTGGAATGGCATTTTGTCCAACTAAATGTCTTTATTGTTCGTTTACGTCTAATCCTATAGGCGTTCATAAAAAAATGGTAATGCCATATTTAGAAGCATTAATAAAGGAAATAAAAGGTATTAGCAGATATGTTAAGGAAAAAAACCTTAATATTGAATCTGTATACTTTGGTGGAGGTACTCCAACAGCAGTTAATGATAAAGAATTCATGATGTTAATGACAGAAATCTATAATAGTTTTATTAAAAATAATAATGTTAAAGAGTTCACAGTTGAATGTGGTAGACCAGATACTTTAACTAAAAATAAATTACAAACTATGAAAGATTGTAGTGTAGATAGAATAAGTATTAATCCACAAACTATGAATGATAAAACCTTAAAATTAATAGGAAGAACTCATTCTGCAGAAGATATTAAAGAAAAGTTTAAAATGGCAAGAGAGCTTGGTTTTGATGATATTAATATGGATATAATAATAGGGCTTCCAGGTGAGACCCATGAAGATATGATAAATACTAAAAATGAATTAATAAAATTAAAACCAGATAGTATTACGGTACATGGATTAGCCCTAAAAAGAGGGTCTAGGATGTATGAAGAGTTTATTCTTAAAAAAGGTATAGAAATGACATCTCAAGAAGAAATTATTAAAATGTATGAAGAAAGCAGAAGTTTAGCGGAAAATTTAGGTCTTTCACCATATTATATGTATAGACAAAAAAATATGGTTGGAAATTTGGAGAATTTAGGGTATGCTAAAGAAGGTAAAGAATGCATTTATAACATTCAAATGATTGAAGAAAGACAAACAACAATTGCATTAGGAGCAGCTGCTGTAAGTAAAGTAATATTTTTAGAAGAAGACAGACTTGAAAGATTTCCAAACTTAAAGGATCTTCACGAATATGTATCAAGAATTGATGAAATGATTGAAAGAAAGAAGAATTTACTGGATACTTTATATTAG
- a CDS encoding MBL fold metallo-hydrolase, with translation MIIKSFIAGMYEENCYLVMDEDTKELAIIDPGGNPNKIEKEIKSLDAKPKFILLTHGHMDHVGGVVELVDKFNIPFYINEIEEKYIKNDSSVFGSLPKASGYLKEGDTLNLGSNVIKVIETPGHTAGGICFLIGDKLFTGDTLFQGSVGRSDFPGGDGMQLIKNIKEKLLPLGDNIEVYAGHGPSSTIGYEKRRNPYL, from the coding sequence TTGATTATAAAATCGTTTATAGCAGGAATGTATGAAGAAAACTGCTATTTAGTAATGGATGAAGATACTAAAGAACTTGCTATTATAGATCCGGGTGGAAATCCCAACAAAATTGAAAAAGAAATTAAATCTTTAGATGCAAAACCAAAGTTTATTCTTCTAACCCATGGACATATGGATCATGTAGGTGGAGTAGTTGAATTAGTTGATAAATTTAATATTCCATTTTACATAAATGAAATAGAAGAAAAATATATAAAAAATGATAGTTCTGTATTTGGGTCATTACCTAAGGCTTCAGGATATTTGAAAGAAGGAGACACTTTAAATTTAGGTAGTAATGTAATAAAAGTTATTGAAACCCCAGGTCATACAGCAGGAGGAATTTGTTTCTTAATAGGAGATAAACTTTTTACAGGAGACACACTATTTCAAGGATCTGTTGGAAGAAGTGATTTTCCAGGTGGAGATGGTATGCAGCTTATAAAGAATATAAAAGAAAAATTACTTCCACTAGGAGATAATATTGAGGTTTATGCAGGTCATGGACCATCATCCACTATAGGATATGAAAAAAGAAGAAATCCATATTTATAA
- a CDS encoding D-tyrosyl-tRNA(Tyr) deacylase, producing MRAVVQRVTSSSVSVNENIIGEIGIGFNVLIGISKDDTVEDLNYIKDKIINLRVFHDENDKMNLSLLDIKGEILVISQFTLYGDCRKGRRPNFMEAQSGEEANKLYKEFLKLLKTSDLKVESGEFGADMKVQINNDGPVTILLDSKRNF from the coding sequence ATGAGAGCAGTGGTGCAAAGAGTGACCTCATCTAGTGTTTCTGTTAATGAAAATATAATTGGGGAAATCGGAATAGGTTTTAATGTATTAATAGGAATATCTAAAGACGATACTGTAGAAGATTTAAATTATATAAAGGACAAGATTATTAATTTAAGAGTGTTTCATGATGAAAATGATAAAATGAATTTATCACTATTAGATATTAAAGGTGAAATACTCGTCATATCTCAATTTACTTTATATGGAGATTGCAGAAAAGGTAGAAGGCCAAATTTTATGGAAGCTCAAAGTGGAGAAGAAGCAAATAAGCTTTATAAAGAATTCTTAAAACTTCTTAAAACATCTGACTTAAAAGTTGAAAGTGGAGAATTTGGTGCAGATATGAAAGTTCAAATTAATAATGATGGCCCTGTCACAATACTATTAGATAGTAAAAGAAATTTTTAG
- a CDS encoding (p)ppGpp synthetase: MVDKLLETIHNNCNNVDVDMVKKAYHFAEEAHKEQKRESGEPYIIHPIAVAEILADLGMDTNTIVAGLLHDVIEDTDFSYDETVSLFNAEIANLVEGVTKLTKLGEMEYKTKEEQQADNVRKMLLAMAKDIRVIIIKLADRLHNMRTLKFMPAKKQKNKAKETLDIYAPLAHRLGMSKIKWELEDLCFRYLHEKEYYDLVDSIAEKRIEREAYIKEVVKDLNEKLEASGIKSEIDGRPKHFYSIYKKMVSKNKSIEEIFDLTAIRVLVDSVKDCYGVLGIVHTIYRPIPGRFKDYIAMPKPNMYQSLHTTVIGPQGKTFEIQIRTFEMHKTAEYGIAAHWKYKEGDTGNPEQDKPKDFEKKLVWLRDMLEWQKETSDAEEFIEGFKIDLFSDEVFVFTPKGVVINLCSKATPIDFAYRIHTDIGNKCVGAKVNGKIVPLDYTLKTGEIVEILTSPNAKGPNMDWLNIAKSNQSKSKIKLWFKKAKKEENIVKGKELLERELKKQSVNYVDIAKGEIYDKLMKRYNIHSMDDLYALLGIGGFSVSTLISRLKEDNGLINKDKEKENKEILNKAIEEQIAKSSRQPEPNSYGITVKGESNLMVRFAKCCSPVPGDDILGYITKGRGVSVHRKDCSNLQNLIDTDGERVIEVNWGSSKGTAYFAEIQVQADDREGLLADVMSVITELKLQLNAVNANLSKQGSALINVKLKITSVDSLKDLMKRLKKLKGVADVYRVNS, encoded by the coding sequence ATGGTTGATAAATTATTGGAGACAATCCATAACAATTGTAATAATGTTGATGTTGATATGGTAAAAAAAGCATATCATTTTGCTGAAGAAGCTCATAAGGAACAAAAAAGAGAATCAGGTGAACCTTATATCATTCATCCAATAGCAGTAGCTGAAATTTTAGCTGACTTAGGCATGGACACAAATACTATTGTAGCTGGATTACTACATGATGTAATAGAAGATACAGATTTTTCTTATGATGAAACAGTTTCACTTTTTAATGCAGAGATAGCCAATCTTGTGGAAGGTGTTACTAAACTTACTAAACTTGGAGAAATGGAATATAAAACTAAAGAAGAACAGCAAGCAGATAATGTTAGAAAAATGTTACTTGCTATGGCAAAGGATATTAGGGTAATAATAATAAAATTAGCAGATAGATTACATAATATGAGAACCCTTAAATTTATGCCAGCTAAAAAACAAAAAAATAAGGCGAAAGAAACATTAGATATTTATGCTCCTTTAGCTCATAGATTAGGTATGTCTAAAATTAAATGGGAACTTGAAGATTTATGTTTTAGATATTTACATGAAAAAGAATATTATGATTTAGTAGATAGCATTGCAGAAAAAAGGATTGAAAGAGAAGCTTATATAAAAGAAGTAGTAAAAGATTTAAATGAAAAGCTTGAAGCATCAGGGATAAAGTCAGAAATTGATGGAAGACCAAAACATTTTTATAGTATTTATAAAAAAATGGTGAGTAAGAATAAAAGTATAGAGGAAATTTTTGATTTAACAGCTATTAGAGTTTTAGTTGACTCAGTTAAAGATTGCTATGGAGTACTGGGCATAGTCCATACTATATATAGACCGATTCCTGGACGATTTAAGGATTATATTGCCATGCCTAAGCCCAATATGTATCAATCACTACATACTACTGTAATTGGACCACAAGGTAAAACCTTTGAAATTCAAATAAGAACTTTTGAAATGCATAAGACAGCAGAATATGGAATTGCCGCACATTGGAAGTATAAAGAGGGCGATACTGGAAATCCAGAACAAGATAAACCAAAAGATTTTGAAAAGAAACTTGTATGGCTTAGAGATATGTTGGAATGGCAAAAAGAAACATCAGATGCAGAAGAATTTATAGAAGGCTTTAAAATAGATTTGTTTTCAGATGAAGTGTTTGTATTTACTCCTAAAGGAGTTGTAATAAATTTATGTAGTAAAGCTACACCCATAGATTTTGCGTATAGAATACATACGGATATTGGGAATAAGTGCGTAGGAGCTAAGGTTAATGGTAAAATAGTGCCTCTCGATTATACTCTTAAAACTGGAGAAATTGTTGAAATATTAACTTCTCCTAATGCAAAGGGCCCTAATATGGATTGGTTAAATATTGCAAAAAGTAATCAATCTAAAAGTAAAATAAAACTTTGGTTTAAAAAGGCTAAAAAGGAAGAAAACATAGTAAAGGGTAAGGAACTTCTTGAAAGAGAATTAAAGAAGCAAAGTGTTAATTATGTAGATATTGCAAAAGGTGAAATTTATGATAAATTAATGAAACGATATAATATCCATTCAATGGATGATTTATATGCTTTACTTGGTATTGGCGGATTTTCTGTATCAACCCTTATTTCAAGGCTTAAAGAAGATAACGGATTAATAAATAAAGATAAAGAAAAAGAGAATAAAGAAATTTTAAATAAAGCAATTGAAGAACAAATTGCAAAATCATCAAGGCAACCAGAACCAAATAGTTATGGAATAACTGTTAAGGGTGAAAGTAATCTAATGGTTAGATTTGCTAAATGCTGTAGTCCTGTGCCTGGAGATGATATTCTGGGATACATTACTAAAGGCAGGGGTGTATCAGTACATAGAAAAGATTGTAGTAATTTGCAAAACCTTATAGATACTGATGGAGAGAGAGTTATAGAAGTTAACTGGGGATCATCAAAAGGTACAGCTTATTTTGCTGAAATTCAAGTTCAAGCAGATGATAGAGAAGGATTACTTGCAGATGTTATGAGCGTTATAACAGAACTTAAGTTGCAATTAAATGCAGTAAATGCAAATTTGTCAAAACAGGGATCCGCATTAATTAATGTAAAATTAAAGATTACATCAGTAGATAGTCTAAAAGATTTAATGAAAAGACTAAAGAAATTAAAAGGTGTAGCAGATGTATATAGAGTTAATAGCTAA
- a CDS encoding adenine phosphoribosyltransferase, translated as MNLKEKIRVIDNFPKEGISFKDITTLISDGEALKEAIDQIINHIKDKKIDLIVGPEARGFIFGVPVAYALGIGFIPVRKPGKLPGETISINYGLEYGEDQLQIHKDAIKPGQRVAIVDDLLATGGTVEGVVKLIEQVGGEVASLDFVIELTELNGKDKLKGYDVLSLVKYDV; from the coding sequence ATGAATTTAAAAGAAAAAATACGAGTAATAGATAATTTCCCTAAAGAAGGAATTAGTTTTAAAGACATAACAACATTAATATCTGATGGAGAAGCATTGAAGGAAGCTATTGATCAAATCATAAATCACATAAAGGACAAGAAAATTGATTTGATAGTAGGACCAGAAGCAAGAGGTTTTATTTTCGGCGTTCCTGTAGCATATGCTTTAGGGATAGGATTTATTCCTGTAAGAAAGCCAGGGAAATTGCCTGGGGAGACTATTTCAATTAATTATGGATTAGAATATGGAGAAGACCAACTTCAAATTCATAAAGATGCTATTAAACCTGGTCAAAGAGTTGCAATTGTAGATGATTTATTAGCAACAGGAGGCACTGTAGAAGGTGTTGTTAAGTTAATAGAGCAAGTAGGTGGAGAAGTTGCATCGCTAGATTTTGTAATAGAATTAACAGAACTTAATGGAAAAGATAAACTTAAAGGTTACGATGTATTATCATTAGTTAAATATGATGTTTAA
- a CDS encoding phosphoesterase, whose amino-acid sequence MRKFWESIYCPNYITGYNPFILKGMNKAIERLALAVNNRQKIVVYGTYNVDGICAVSSLILVLKYLNADVEYVIYDRQENDAVINSIDIRDNVDFLGAELLITLGVGLKSQEEVNLCKELDIDLIVVENEESDLVNDYIYINPNQKGCQYRYKNLSTSGLAFKLMQAIAIYYNMKSINKYLDLILIGIQWSKVSAKGENGVLIKEGNKFLMNTNNNGLRSIIEFNNIEEFDNDGINKIIEFIIPPIGAVGIMDNARIVLELLTTNDKDRANQIIKYLYSLKRTNPLNYI is encoded by the coding sequence ATGCGTAAATTCTGGGAAAGTATATATTGTCCGAATTATATTACTGGATATAACCCATTTATACTTAAAGGTATGAACAAAGCAATAGAGAGATTAGCTTTAGCTGTAAATAATAGACAAAAAATAGTTGTCTATGGTACATATAATGTTGATGGGATTTGTGCAGTTTCATCATTAATTCTGGTTTTAAAATATTTAAATGCTGATGTTGAGTATGTTATATATGATAGACAGGAAAATGATGCTGTAATAAATTCAATAGATATAAGAGATAATGTGGATTTTTTAGGTGCTGAACTTTTAATAACTTTAGGTGTAGGATTGAAGTCTCAAGAAGAAGTAAATTTATGCAAGGAATTAGATATAGATTTAATTGTTGTTGAAAATGAGGAAAGTGACTTAGTGAATGATTACATTTACATTAATCCAAATCAAAAGGGTTGTCAGTATAGATATAAAAATTTATCTACTAGTGGATTAGCATTTAAATTAATGCAAGCTATCGCTATTTATTACAATATGAAGAGTATAAATAAGTATTTAGATTTAATACTTATTGGTATACAGTGGTCAAAAGTATCGGCTAAAGGGGAAAATGGGGTATTAATTAAAGAAGGAAATAAATTCTTAATGAATACTAATAATAATGGGTTGAGATCAATAATAGAATTTAATAATATAGAAGAATTTGATAATGATGGCATAAATAAAATAATAGAATTTATAATCCCGCCTATAGGGGCAGTTGGAATTATGGATAATGCGAGAATTGTTTTAGAATTATTAACAACAAATGATAAAGATAGAGCGAATCAAATTATTAAATATTTATATAGTTTAAAGAGGACTAATCCTCTAAATTATATATAA
- a CDS encoding protein translocase subunit SecF, whose translation MLKIMEKSKIWFSISLIIIVIGVGFLCFRGLNFGIDFKGGTEVSIQLNENINKEDVDAIVKTYAPDASTNTADNYEYEIKSADLDSDKVASIMTDLKDKYQLEDTALIEQNEIGSSIGKELTRNSILALLASFVVMLIYIAIRFEFKFGVAALTATIHDIVITVCVYAIFNIPVNTPFIAAILTIVGYSMNDTIVIFDRIRENVKKMRRTNSSEVANISLTETMTRSIYTSLSTLITIIAINILVPSVREFTIPLIIGIITGAYSSICIASPVWVYLKDKIENKKGKLQRA comes from the coding sequence ATGCTTAAGATAATGGAAAAATCAAAAATATGGTTTTCAATTTCCTTAATCATTATTGTAATTGGCGTAGGATTCTTATGTTTTAGAGGATTAAACTTTGGAATAGATTTTAAAGGTGGTACGGAAGTATCAATTCAATTAAATGAAAATATTAATAAAGAAGATGTTGATGCAATAGTTAAAACTTATGCACCAGATGCTTCTACAAATACAGCTGATAATTATGAATACGAAATAAAGTCAGCAGATCTTGATAGTGATAAAGTAGCATCAATTATGACTGATTTAAAAGATAAGTATCAATTAGAAGATACAGCATTAATTGAACAAAATGAAATAGGTTCATCAATAGGAAAAGAGTTAACAAGAAACTCAATATTAGCTTTACTTGCATCTTTTGTTGTAATGCTAATATATATAGCTATAAGATTTGAATTCAAATTTGGAGTTGCGGCTTTAACTGCTACAATACATGATATAGTAATAACTGTTTGTGTTTATGCAATATTTAATATTCCTGTAAACACACCATTTATTGCAGCAATACTCACTATAGTAGGTTATTCTATGAATGATACAATAGTAATTTTTGATAGAATAAGAGAAAATGTTAAGAAAATGAGAAGAACAAATTCAAGTGAAGTTGCTAATATAAGTTTGACAGAGACCATGACGAGATCAATATATACATCATTATCAACATTAATAACAATAATTGCTATTAATATATTAGTACCATCAGTTAGAGAATTTACTATTCCTTTAATAATAGGTATTATAACTGGAGCATATTCTTCAATATGCATAGCATCACCAGTATGGGTATATTTAAAAGATAAAATTGAAAACAAAAAAGGAAAACTACAAAGAGCTTAA
- the secD gene encoding protein translocase subunit SecD: MKKKGKSTALFILIIAVIVGLAFAGFKGFVIGGYEFKSFDKVITRGLDLQGGVSVLMEIQKDTVTAEELKSTKEHLALRVNKLGVAETIVTTEGDKRVRVDVPGLTNSKEIVESLKKSGNLSFKGPDGTEILTGLDVKKATAQMNQEKGGYEIALEFNEEGQRKFAEATGKYIGQTISINLDDEVISQPTVQVQINDGKAVITGSSTLEECKATAGLINSGALPVPVKAVEVKNVGAQLGATAFPNAVKAGTIGIVLVFLLMVVNYRVEGLLANVALTLYIVLILLIFIEVGVTLTLPGIAALLLTIGMAVDANILIFERTKEELLKGISIKSAIKKGSENAMSSIVDSNVTTLLSALILYFIGSGSVKGFAITLMIGIIISMFTALVVTELLVRLAVNSGILNRLSQFGVSKKKGVKEHA; encoded by the coding sequence ATGAAAAAGAAAGGCAAAAGTACAGCATTATTTATATTAATTATTGCTGTAATTGTAGGATTAGCTTTTGCAGGCTTTAAGGGATTTGTCATAGGCGGATATGAATTTAAATCCTTTGATAAAGTAATAACTAGAGGACTTGATTTACAAGGTGGAGTTTCTGTCCTTATGGAAATTCAAAAAGATACAGTAACTGCAGAAGAATTAAAAAGCACTAAAGAACATTTAGCTCTAAGGGTAAACAAACTTGGAGTTGCTGAAACAATTGTTACAACAGAAGGTGACAAAAGAGTTAGAGTAGATGTCCCAGGACTAACTAATTCTAAAGAAATAGTAGAGAGCTTAAAAAAATCAGGTAACTTAAGTTTTAAAGGACCAGATGGAACAGAAATTTTAACAGGTTTAGATGTTAAAAAAGCAACGGCTCAAATGAACCAAGAAAAGGGTGGATATGAAATTGCCCTAGAATTTAACGAAGAAGGACAACGAAAATTTGCAGAAGCTACAGGAAAGTATATAGGGCAAACAATATCTATTAATCTTGATGATGAAGTGATATCACAACCTACTGTACAAGTACAAATCAATGATGGTAAAGCAGTTATTACTGGAAGTAGTACATTGGAAGAATGTAAAGCTACTGCAGGATTAATTAATTCAGGAGCGCTTCCTGTACCAGTAAAAGCAGTTGAAGTTAAAAATGTTGGAGCTCAATTGGGAGCTACAGCGTTCCCAAATGCTGTTAAAGCAGGAACAATAGGAATAGTGTTAGTTTTCCTACTTATGGTTGTTAATTATAGAGTTGAAGGATTACTTGCGAATGTTGCATTAACATTATATATAGTTCTTATACTTCTTATTTTTATAGAAGTAGGAGTAACATTAACACTGCCAGGTATAGCAGCATTACTACTTACTATTGGTATGGCTGTTGATGCAAATATATTAATTTTTGAAAGAACTAAAGAGGAGTTACTTAAAGGAATATCTATTAAATCCGCAATTAAAAAAGGATCAGAAAATGCTATGTCTTCAATAGTGGATTCCAATGTAACAACACTACTTTCAGCATTAATTCTATATTTTATAGGGTCAGGTTCAGTTAAAGGATTTGCTATCACCCTTATGATAGGTATAATTATAAGCATGTTTACTGCTTTAGTAGTAACGGAATTACTTGTTCGTTTAGCCGTAAACAGTGGCATATTAAATAGATTATCACAATTTGGAGTTAGCAAGAAAAAGGGGGTTAAGGAACATGCTTAA
- a CDS encoding TIGR04086 family membrane protein: MENSKYLKSVVKGTLGTIILSFIGISVLSLLMTKLVFSKGIFNMIYVIISLCSISLGAIIGARKNQAKGWFVGFGVALGYYLVLFIISSSFTGEITFKLFDLTKLVIALIVGTLAGMLGINL; this comes from the coding sequence ATGGAAAATAGTAAATACTTAAAATCAGTAGTAAAAGGTACTTTAGGAACTATAATTCTTAGCTTTATAGGAATTTCAGTCTTATCTTTATTGATGACCAAACTAGTATTTAGTAAAGGTATTTTTAACATGATATATGTAATAATATCTTTATGCAGCATAAGTTTAGGTGCAATAATAGGCGCAAGAAAAAATCAAGCAAAAGGATGGTTTGTAGGTTTTGGAGTAGCCCTTGGATATTACTTGGTATTATTTATAATATCTAGTAGTTTTACTGGTGAAATAACTTTTAAGCTTTTTGATTTAACTAAACTTGTCATAGCATTAATCGTAGGTACTCTTGCTGGAATGTTGGGAATAAATTTATAA
- the yajC gene encoding preprotein translocase subunit YajC — MDNISALLINVVPFILVFIVFYFLLILPEKKRKKKYQGMLEELKINDEVVTRGGIIGKITHIDEKSITLETSTAKTRIKFDKSGISHKVKAD; from the coding sequence ATGGATAATATATCAGCATTACTTATTAACGTAGTTCCTTTTATACTAGTGTTTATAGTTTTTTATTTTTTACTCATATTACCTGAAAAGAAAAGAAAAAAGAAATATCAAGGTATGCTTGAGGAATTAAAAATAAATGATGAAGTTGTAACAAGAGGTGGAATCATTGGAAAGATTACACATATAGATGAAAAAAGTATTACTCTTGAAACAAGCACTGCTAAAACTAGAATTAAGTTTGATAAGAGTGGAATATCACATAAAGTAAAAGCAGATTAA
- a CDS encoding tRNA guanosine(34) transglycosylase Tgt has protein sequence MSKRYTLLKKDGKARRGQFETPHGTIQTPVFMNVGTLAVIKGAVSSMDLKEIGCQVELSNTYHLHLRPTDKVVNKLGGLHKFMNWDRPILTDSGGFQVFSLAKMRKIKEEGVYFNSHIDGRKIFMGPEESMQIQSNLASTIAMAFDECVENPAPREYVERSVDRTTRWLERCKTEMDRLNSLESTINKEQMLFGINQGGVYEDIRIKHAKEITKMDLDGYAIGGLAVGETHEEMYKVIDAVVPYLPEDKPIYLMGVGTPSNILEAVDRGVDFFDCVLPARNGRHGNVFCSDGKLNIMNAKFELDTRPIDEGCQCPTCKNYTRAYIRHLFKAKEMLAMRLCVLHNLYFYNKLMAEIRDAIDGGYFKEFKEKKLKEWEGRI, from the coding sequence TTGAGTAAAAGATATACGTTATTAAAAAAAGATGGAAAAGCAAGAAGAGGGCAGTTTGAGACTCCACATGGGACTATACAAACTCCTGTATTCATGAATGTTGGAACACTTGCCGTTATAAAGGGAGCCGTGTCTAGCATGGATTTAAAGGAAATAGGGTGCCAAGTTGAACTCTCTAATACATATCATCTTCATTTAAGACCAACAGATAAAGTGGTTAATAAGCTTGGAGGATTACACAAATTTATGAATTGGGATAGACCAATTCTTACAGATTCCGGCGGATTCCAAGTGTTTTCACTTGCAAAGATGAGGAAGATTAAAGAAGAAGGTGTATATTTCAATTCTCATATAGATGGTAGAAAAATATTTATGGGACCAGAAGAATCAATGCAAATTCAAAGCAATTTAGCATCAACTATTGCAATGGCGTTTGATGAATGTGTTGAAAATCCAGCACCAAGAGAATATGTTGAAAGATCAGTAGATAGAACTACAAGATGGCTTGAAAGATGTAAAACTGAAATGGATAGATTAAACTCTCTTGAGAGTACAATAAATAAAGAACAAATGTTATTTGGTATAAATCAAGGTGGAGTTTATGAAGACATAAGAATAAAACATGCTAAAGAAATAACTAAAATGGACTTAGATGGGTATGCTATAGGCGGACTCGCTGTTGGAGAAACTCATGAAGAAATGTATAAAGTAATAGATGCCGTTGTACCATATCTACCAGAGGATAAACCAATATATTTAATGGGAGTTGGAACTCCAAGTAATATATTAGAAGCGGTGGATAGAGGAGTAGACTTCTTTGATTGCGTACTTCCTGCTAGAAATGGAAGACATGGAAATGTATTTTGCAGTGATGGTAAGCTTAATATTATGAATGCAAAATTTGAACTTGATACAAGACCAATAGATGAAGGATGTCAATGCCCAACGTGTAAGAACTATACAAGAGCTTATATAAGACATTTATTTAAGGCTAAAGAAATGCTTGCTATGAGATTATGCGTATTACACAATTTATATTTTTATAACAAATTAATGGCAGAAATAAGAGATGCTATTGATGGTGGATATTTTAAAGAATTTAAGGAAAAGAAATTAAAAGAGTGGGAAGGCAGAATTTAG